In Eleutherodactylus coqui strain aEleCoq1 chromosome 11, aEleCoq1.hap1, whole genome shotgun sequence, a single window of DNA contains:
- the CTU2 gene encoding cytoplasmic tRNA 2-thiolation protein 2, with the protein MCEVEDGGDMELGGEQKGGRLGRSCMKCKEAPAVLVIRVGDAFCKSCFKDYFVHKFRAMLGKNRVVYPGEKVLLAYSGGPSSSAMIQQVQEGLSRDAPKKLRFIPGIVFVDEGALCGQSWEQREQNVSEMQQALQKTSFPIHIVPLEQVFLLPGSVLQSALPGNAQHAENYKQAVNSFLGQQRAHQENELSGIADELAQLRITGYECDNNLANGSSYSCPPAELTSALMEIFNSARTLTAKLELLQSLRSHLILHVARTCGYSKVMSGESCSRLAVRLLANISLGRGAFLPLDTGFSDDRYGDVVIVRPMREYSAKEVSFYNRLFGVHSVFIPTMETKAPDNSSIQHLSEAFLTKLQADFPSTVSTVYRTSEKLNISRKEITDENVQQERCLICMCNLDTRVGESSAFCATQVSQHLSQRRPKNNAEPTRHSEKQCCNSGQCCESAASCSSSVPGTQDFLPLLCYSCRVTVKDVTFVSSFPPYILKEAEHRSRRLEMRREIQEFLLDEGGGDM; encoded by the exons ATGTGTGAAGTGGAGGACGGGGGTGACATGGAGCTGGGGGGAGAGCAGAAGGGGGGCAG GTTGGGGCGGTCATGTATGAAGTGTAAGGAAGCGCCTGCCGTCCTCGTCATCCGTGTGGGGGACGCCTTCTGCAA ATCCTGTTTCAAAGACTACTTTGTCCACAAGTTCCGAGCCATGCTTGGGAAAAACCGAGTCGTGTATCCAGGAGAGAAG GTTCTCTTGGCTTATTCCGGTGGACCTTCCTCAAGCGCCATGATCCAGCAAGTCCAAGAG GGTTTGAGTCGTGACGCTCCGAAAAAGTTGCGCTTCATTCCTGGCATTGTGTTCGTCGATG AAGGTGCGCTGTGTGGACAGAGTTGGGAGCAGAGAGAACAGAATGTATCCGAAATGCAACAGGCTTTACAGAAAACCAGTTTTCCCATCCATATTGTGCCCTTGGAGCAG GTTTTCCTTCTTCCAGGATCTGTTCTGCAGTCGGCTCTTCCAGGGAACGCTCAGCATGCAGAGAATTACAAGCAGGCAGTGAACAGCTTTCTGGGACAGCAGAGGGCACATCAAGAGAATGAGCTATCAGGCATTGCTGATGAGCTGGCACAGCTTCGTATTACGGGCTATGAATGCGACAACAATTTGGCTAATGGCAGCTCATACAGCTGTCCTCCTGCGGAGCTCACCTCTGCACTAATGGAGATCTTCAACTCTGCCAGGACTCTGACAGCCAAACTGGAGCTGCTGCAATCTCTCCG GAGTCACCTTATCCTGCACGTGGCGCGTACCTGTGGATACTCCAAAGTGATGAGTGGTGAAAGCTGCTCGCGTCTCGCCGTTCGTCTGCTTGCTAACATATCATTAGGACGCGGGGCCTTTCTTCCATTGGACACG GGTTTCTCTGATGATCGCTACGGAGACGTTGTCATTGTTCGGCCCATGCGGGAATATTCAGCGAAAGAAGTTTCCTTTTATAATAGACTTTTCGGTGTACATTCTGTCTTCATCCCCACAATGGAAACTAAG GCTCCTGACAACAGCAGCATCCAGCACCTCTCTGAGGCTTTTCTAACCAAGCTGCAGGCGGACTTCCCGTCCACCGTGAGCACCGTGTACAG GACCAGTGAGAAGCTAAATATTTCCAGGAAAGAAATTACAGACGAGAACGTCCAGCAAGAAAGATGCCTGATCTGCATGTGCAATTTAGACACGCGTGTTG GCGAATCCTCCGCCTTCTGTGCGACACAAGTATCTCAGCATCTCTCTCAAAGGAGGCCGAAGAACAACGCAGAACCCACAAGACACAGTGAGAAGCAATGCTGTAACAGCGGCCAGTGTTGTGAGAGCGCAGCGTCTTGCTCCAGCAG TGTTCCCGGCACACAAGACTTCTTGCCTTTGCTATGCTACAGCTGCAGGGTGACCGTCAAGGATGTG ACGTTTGTGAGCAGCTTCCCTCCGTACATCCTGAAGGAGGCCGAGCACAGGAGCCGCAG GTTGGAGATGAGAAGAGAGATACAGGAGTTTCTGCTGGATGAAGGTGGCGGCGACATGTGA